The nucleotide sequence GGTCGATTTGACGGGGACGATCGACAATTTCCAGATCAACACCATTGGCCGTTATCTGCCACTGCAAACGCCCGAGCACCTGCGCCACTGGCTGACGGGTGCGTTGGAAGGCGGCGTGGCGCGCGATGTCAGCCTGCGCCTGCGCGGCGAACTTGAGCACTTCCCCTTCAAGGCTGATACGCCTGCCCAGCGCAGCCGTGGCGACTTCCGTGTTGCCGGCAAGATCGAGAATGGCATCCTGAATTATGCGCCCGGGGAATTTGCGGAAAACGGACCGCTGGCGGGCAAGGCGCCCCTGTGGCCGCAGGCGGAAAAAATCAAGGGCAGCTTTATTTTCGAGCGGGCGCGCATGGAAATTCGCGGCGATACGGCCATGACGGGCGGCGTGGCCTTGACGAACGTCAAAGCCGTGATTCCCGACCTGACCGTATTCGACACCTTGCTCGACATCGACGGCAACGCGGCCGGTCCCATGCAGGAATTCCTCAAGTATGTGACGGCCAGCCCCGTGCTGGGCTGGATCGAACATTTCACGGATGAAACGACGGCGACGGGCAACGCCAGGCTGGCCCTCAAATTGCACTTGCCGATCGAGCGCATGCTGGAGTCGACCGTGCAGGGCAGCTTGCAACTGGCGGGCAATGACGTGGTGCTGTTCCATGACATGCCGCCCGTGCTGGGCACGCAGGGCAAGATCGAATTCAACGAAAAGGGCGTCAACCTGAATGGCTTGAACGGCAGCCTGCTGGGCGGGCCGCTGGCCATCTCGGGTGGCACGCAGGCGGACAATTCCATCCAGGTGAAAATCGCCGGCAACATGACCATCGATGGCTTGCGCAAGACGTATCCGGCACCGGTGCTGCAGCGCCTGGCGAAACATTTGAACGGCGGCGCGCGCTACAGCGGCCTGATCACGGCGCGCGACCATCAGGTGGTGGTCAATGTCGAGTCGCCGCTGGCGGGCCTGGGCCTGGATTTCCCCGCCCCCCTGAAAAAGCCGGCCGGCGATAGTCTGCCCGTGAAATTTACCCTGACGGGCAATGCGGCGAACGGCGCAGGCCTGCGCACGGACGATATCCGCATCGTGCTGGGGTCTGGCATCGCTGCCCGCTACCAGCGCCAGAAGCAGGGCAAGGATGCCTGGCGCCTGGTGCGCGGCGGCATCGGCGTGAACGTGCCGGCGCCGGAACCGGACAGCGGCATGATGCTCAACGTGAATATGAAAACGCTGGATGTGGATAGCTGGATCGCCGTCGGCAGCGAAATCGCCGGCAGCGCCACGGCGCCAGCCGAGGCGGGCGGCAGCGCCGACGACGCGCCCGATATCGCGCAATACGTGGTGCCGGACATGATGGCGGCGCGCGCCAGCGAACTGATGCTGGGCGAGCGCAAGCTGGAAAACGTGGTGGTCGGCGCCACGCATCAAAAGGATGTGTGGCAAGCCAATATTGACGCGAAACAAGTGTCGGGTTATGTGACGTGGCTGGAAACACCGTCCGGCCTGGGCAAGATGACGGCGCGCCTGTCCTCGCTGATTATTCCGGAATCGGCCGCCAACGATGTGAAAAATTTGCTGGAAGGCAAGAGCGGCGCCCAGTCGATCCCTTCGCTCGATATCATCGCCGAGCAATTTGAACTGTTCAACAAGAAGATCGGCCGGCTGGAGTTGCAGGCCTATAACACCATGGCGGCGGGCGGGCGCGAGTGGCGCGTGGGCAAACTGCAATTGTCGAATCCCGATGGCGCGCTGAGCGGCAATGGCAAATGGGTCATCAAGGATGGGCAAAGCACGACCAGCCTGCGTTTTGGCCTCGATATCGTCGATGCGGGCAAGTTGCTCGACCGCTTCGGCTTTGCCGACACGGTGCGTCGCGGCAAGGGGCGCCTGAGCGGCGACATCGCCTGGAACGGCTTGCCGTATTCGCTGGACATTCCTACCCTGTCGGGGCAGATCGAGATGAATGTGGAGTCGGGCCAGTTCCTCAAGCAGGATCCGGGCGCGGCCAAGCTGTTGGGCGTGCTCAGCCTGCAAGCCTTGCCCCGTTTGCTGAAACTCGATTTTCACGACGTGTTTTCCGAAGGCCTGGCCTTCGACGGCATCACGGCCAACGCCAGCATCAAACGGGGTGTGGTGACCACCGACAACCTCAAGATGCACGGCGTGGCGGCCACCGTACTGATGGATGGCACGGCCGACATCGCCAATGAAACGACGAATTTGCACGTGGTGGTGATCCCGGAATTTAACCTGGGCACGGGGCCGCTCGTGTATGCGCTGGCTGTCAATCCCGTCATCGGCCTGGGCAGTTTCCTGGCGCAATTGTTCCTGCGCGCGCCCGTGATGAAGGCGCTCACTTACCATATGCAGATCGCCGGCCCGTGGAAGTCGCCCGTCGTGACCAAGCTCGACGGTGGTAAATTGGAGCCTGTCGCTGTTCCTGCCGCTGCAGCGGCGGAGGCTGTGGCGAAATAAGCGTGGCGTTCGAATGGATAAGAGGTGGCAATGATGCATACAGTCGCAGCAATACAAATGATTTCCTCGCCGTCCGTGGAAGACAACCTGGCCACGGCGCGGCGCCTGGTGGCGCAGGCCGCCGCCGGTGGCGCGCAGCTGGTGGTGCTGCCCGAATACTGGGCCATCATGGGCCGGCAGGAAACGGACAAGCTGGCCCATGCGGAACAGCCCGGCAGCGGCCCTATCCAGGATGGCATGGCGCAGATGGCGCGCCAGCATGGCATCTGGCTGATCGGCGGCACCTTGCCACTGATCTCCGGCGAGGAGGGCAAGGTCTTGAATACCACGCTGGTGTACGACCCGCAAGGCGTGCCGGCCGGCCGCTACGACAAGATCCACCTGTTCGGTTTTACGCGCGGCACCGAGTCCTATAACGAATCGCGCACCATCGTGCCCGGTGCGCAAGTGCGCGCTATCGAGACGCCGTTCGGCCGCGTCGGCCTGTCCATCTGCTATGACCTGCGCTTTCCCGAGCTGTACCGCGCCATGGGCGATTGCGCGCTGATTGTCGTGCCGGCCGCGTTTACCCATACGACGGGCAGCGCCCATTGGGAAGTGCTGCTGCGTGCGCGCGCCATCGAAAACC is from Janthinobacterium sp. 61 and encodes:
- a CDS encoding YhdP family protein, whose translation is MTEHVPLALRWQRLRAAYRMANLATHHVLGFTIKLVLLAYFAFAVLFLFLRYAILPNIDYYKGDIERAASRALGNPVSIARIYASWHGVRPNLFLGDVSLRDQAGRQALSLPSVSATVSWWSVLGSVRFETLEITRPDLDVRRSTDGKLYVAGVLLDSTQGSDGKGADWLLSQHEIIIHDGKVRWTDEARGTPELALSQVNLLLRNRWRSHRLGLQATPPASLAAPIDVRAHFTHPPFSTRISDVSMWKGELYADLKNADLAAWRSYLDYPFELSQGKGALRAWLSLDHARLAGFTADVGLTDVQAQLGEHIAPLDLLSVSGRISAKEELSAQVPDGKPTFGANGHQVELTNFAVETRDGLSLPPTTLSERFVAATKRKPARTEITAKSLDLQTLAALADKLPLGEQQRQRLDALAPRGRLQDFSAQWEGDMATPASYRLRGKLIDLGLNAQPARLAVAKTASSPAQAAAPAVPGFDHLSGSIDANDKGGSISIDAQDLVLQFPTYLSEPALPFEQFAMQARWTFEAENMLQVGLDKLDFNQQGLRVALQGTHRMPLDGKNLGQVDLTGTIDNFQINTIGRYLPLQTPEHLRHWLTGALEGGVARDVSLRLRGELEHFPFKADTPAQRSRGDFRVAGKIENGILNYAPGEFAENGPLAGKAPLWPQAEKIKGSFIFERARMEIRGDTAMTGGVALTNVKAVIPDLTVFDTLLDIDGNAAGPMQEFLKYVTASPVLGWIEHFTDETTATGNARLALKLHLPIERMLESTVQGSLQLAGNDVVLFHDMPPVLGTQGKIEFNEKGVNLNGLNGSLLGGPLAISGGTQADNSIQVKIAGNMTIDGLRKTYPAPVLQRLAKHLNGGARYSGLITARDHQVVVNVESPLAGLGLDFPAPLKKPAGDSLPVKFTLTGNAANGAGLRTDDIRIVLGSGIAARYQRQKQGKDAWRLVRGGIGVNVPAPEPDSGMMLNVNMKTLDVDSWIAVGSEIAGSATAPAEAGGSADDAPDIAQYVVPDMMAARASELMLGERKLENVVVGATHQKDVWQANIDAKQVSGYVTWLETPSGLGKMTARLSSLIIPESAANDVKNLLEGKSGAQSIPSLDIIAEQFELFNKKIGRLELQAYNTMAAGGREWRVGKLQLSNPDGALSGNGKWVIKDGQSTTSLRFGLDIVDAGKLLDRFGFADTVRRGKGRLSGDIAWNGLPYSLDIPTLSGQIEMNVESGQFLKQDPGAAKLLGVLSLQALPRLLKLDFHDVFSEGLAFDGITANASIKRGVVTTDNLKMHGVAATVLMDGTADIANETTNLHVVVIPEFNLGTGPLVYALAVNPVIGLGSFLAQLFLRAPVMKALTYHMQIAGPWKSPVVTKLDGGKLEPVAVPAAAAAEAVAK
- a CDS encoding carbon-nitrogen hydrolase family protein, yielding MMHTVAAIQMISSPSVEDNLATARRLVAQAAAGGAQLVVLPEYWAIMGRQETDKLAHAEQPGSGPIQDGMAQMARQHGIWLIGGTLPLISGEEGKVLNTTLVYDPQGVPAGRYDKIHLFGFTRGTESYNESRTIVPGAQVRAIETPFGRVGLSICYDLRFPELYRAMGDCALIVVPAAFTHTTGSAHWEVLLRARAIENQCYVLASAQGGLHPNGRRTWGHSMLIDPWGEVKAVLPEGEGVVSGEIDLLFLAGVRESLPALAHRTM